The genomic stretch GGACATAAGCGCCCGTCTCCCGCGCCCGGGCGCACAGGTCCCTTTCACGGATCTCCGCCAGGTTCGCCAGGCCGGCGGCCGCGGCCAGCGGGTTGCCGCCGTAGGTGTGGCCGTGGGAAAACTCCACCTCGTCCTCTTCGCGACCAAGAAAGGCGGCTGCGATGGAATCCCGGAAGGCGATCCCCGCCAGGGGCACGTATCCGCTGGACATGCCCTTGCCCATGCAGAGGATGTCGGGCGACGCCTCGAAGGTCTGGGCCGCGAACATGTTGCCGGTGCGGCCGAAGCCGGTGATGATCTCGTCGTATATCAGGAGGATTCCGTGCCGGTCGCAGATATCCCGCAGCTCGGGCAGATATCCCGGAGGCGGCATGATGATCCCCCCGGTGTTCCCCACGGGTTCCAGGATGAACGCGGCGATGGTCTCGGCGCCTTCCAGCTCGATGAGGTCCTCCACCGTCCGGGCGCAGAAGATCTCGCAGTCCGGGAAGGTCTTTTCATAGGGACACCGGTAGCAGGTCGGCGGGTGGACGTGCAGGAATCCGTGCAGCGTGGGTTCGAACATGGTCTTGCGCCGGCGCGTGCCCGTCGCCGACAGGGCGCCCATGGTCGCGCCGTGGTACCCGTGAAACCGCGAGATCACCTTGAACTTGCCCGGGTTGCCGGTCTGCCGGTGGTATTGCCGCGCCAGCTTCATGGCCGCCTCGGTGGCTTCCGAACCGCCGGACAGGAGCTTGATGGTGTTCAGGTCTTCCGGCGTGACTTCCGCCAGCCGCTGGACCAGCTCGATGGCCGGGGGGCTGGTGGCGTGGAGGGGAGGCGCGAAGGCCATCGTGTCCAACTGGGCCTTGATCGCCTCGATGATCCTCCGGTTGCCGTGGCCGGCGTTCACGGTGAAGATGCCCGACAGGCCGTCCAGGATCCGCCGCCCGTTTACGTCTTCGTACCAGACCCCGTCCGCCTTCCGGACGACGAGGGGTTCCTCGATGAAGGTCTCCATCTGGCGCAGGTCGAGGACGAGCCGCCGGAGGGTTTCAGGCGCGGTGAGCTGTTCGGTATTCATCGGGTAATCTCATGAGCGCGGGCAGAACGGGGGCGTGCATGTGGCCGCCGACTAGACTAATACAGCCGGTCGATGACGACGTCCGCCCCGGAGTCTCCAACGACCACCCGCGGGTTGAACCCTTCCATGTCGCCGGCCTGCGGGACACCGGCGTTTCCGTCCAGGTCGATGCGCGCGACGATGGTGACTTCTCCGTTGAACGGCGGGCCCTGGACGGCCTGGTCCGCGCCGGTCAGCGTGTACGGCATGGGGAACCGCAGGCTCCTGAAGCGCTTGACGGCCATGGGCGGGCCGCCCTCGCCCCGTCTCGCCATGACGAACATGGTCTCCGACCCCCTGAGCCGCGCGAAGAGTTCCGGCGCAATGTCGATGGTTCCCGAAACGCTGGGGCCGCCTGCCGGGGGTGCGGTGGGCTGGCCTTCCTCGAAGCTTCGGCCGGCCACCCGGCTGCCGTCGATCGGCCGCTGCGCTTCCACGAAGGACCTGCCGGACGCCTGCCCGCCATCTTCGGGCAGGGGACGCAGGTTCTGGTCGCATCCGCACCAGATCAGCGCACCCAGCAATATCGATTTAAGAGGTAACAGGCGCATGTTAACTAAGGGGCCCGATTATGGGTCCCGGTTATGGGTCCCGGTTATGGGCCCTGGTAACAAGCCCTGGTCAGCGGGAAGACCCTGTTGTTACGGGTGTTTTTCATCGTCCGGACACTCCGGATAGTCTAGGCGAACCCCCGCCGGTTGTCAACCTCTATGTACCTGCTGTGTACCTGCAATGTACCTGCGCGAGGGAAGAAGAAAACCCTTGACTTGACCGGTTAAGCAAACCTAACATGGAACTTCGCCGGCGACTCCGTTTCCGGGGTTGGCCGGCATGTTGTTTCAGGCAGGCGAAGTACGGGTAATTATCTCCTTTGCCATACCTGCCTCGGGTGGGAATGGCCCGCATGGTCTCGCCAGATTCCACCTCCTCTTTTCGATAAACCGGGTCTTCTTCAAAGGCGGTTCTCCGGAACCGGGACTGGACAGTCATGCCGCAGGGTACGATCACCAGGCTGAACCACACCAGGGGTTACGGGTTCATCAACACGCCGGAGAACGAGGACCTGTTTTTCCATCGATCCAACATCACGGAAGGGCAGTTTTCACTGCTGCAGGTCGGAGACCGGGTGACGTATAGCGTCCAGTTCACCTCCCGCGGTCCCCGGGCCGACCAGGTCCAGGTCCAGAGTGAGTCCGTGAGGCTCCAGGTCAACCTGGCCGTGAAGGACCTGCAGGTGTCCGCGGCATTCTACACGGAGACCTTCGGCTTCAAGGAACTGTCGAACGATCCCGGTTACATCCTGCTCCAGCGGAACGAACTGGTCCTCGGACTGAAGACCGACGAACTGCTCTGGTATCCGGAACCAGGCGAACAGCCCGTCGAGTCGCTCGCCCGCGGCGTGGGGGTCGAACTGGTCCTGGAGATCTCGGATATCGGCCAGTTCCATGCGAAGATGCAACAGGCCGGGGTGGCCATACACGAACCGCTGAAGGAACAGCCCTGGGGCGCCACGGACTTCCGCATGCTGGACCCGGACGGCTACTACTGGCGGATCTCGTCCCCGCGCGAACGCGATGCCGTCCGGGCCGAAGAAGAACCGACGGAAGGTGAACCCGCATGAGTCTTCTGGGGATCGACATCGGCGGAACGGGCATCAAAGGCGCGCCGGTCTGCCTGGAATCCGGAAGACTCGAAACGGAACGCTTCAGGATCGGCACCCCCAGGCCGGCCACGCCAAAGAAAGTCATCGAGACCGCGGCGGAGATCGTCCGGCACTTCGACCTGCAGGGTCCCGTGGGAATCGGCTTTCCCGCGGTCATCAAGCACGGTATGGTGCGGACCGCCGCAAACATCGACGCGTCCTGGATCGGCGTCAACGCCGTCGAACGCATGGCCAAGGCCACGGACCGGCCGGTTGTTTTCGTGAACGACGCAGATGCCGCGGGCATGGCGGAAATGCGGTTTGGCGCGGGCCGGGGCCGGGACGGCGTGGTGGTCATCGCGACCCTGGGAACCGGCATCGGCACCTCCCTTTTCGTCGACGGCACGCTCGTGCCCAGCACGGAATTCGGACACATCGAGATGAAAGGCCGCGTCGCGGAGAAATACGCCGCCGAAAGCGTTCGGAAGGCGAAGGGCCTGAGCTGGGAGGAATGGGGCGGACGGGTGAACGAGTACCTGCGCAGGCTGGACGAGTTGATCCGCCCGGACCTGATCATCGTGGGCGGCGGCGCCAGCAACAAGTACGAGAAGTTCTCGTCGTGCTTCACCGTGGATACCGAGGTCGTGCCCGCCCGGATGAGGAACCAGGCCGGGATCATCGGGGCGGCCCTGGCCGCGCAGACCGCCGCGTAAGCCGCGTAACCGACGTATAGCGGCCCTGGCCGCGCAGACCGCCGCGTAAGCCGCAGACCGCCGCGTGACCCGCAGAAAGCGCAGTACATGTCCATACTCACCAAGTCGAAACTGTTTCCCTTGCTGCCCGACGGCGTCCGCGGGCGCGTGACCGAAAGCCACCGCCTGTCCCCGTCACACCGCCTGAAGAGCAGGAAACAGGCCGGCGAGTTCATCCTGGAACGATGTTTCGTCTCGGTATACTCCGGCACCGAACTTCCCAGTATCCAGGAGGCCATAGACGGCAGGACCGGCCTTGACGGCAACGGTAACCGGATCAGCACGGGACAGGGCATCGCGAGCATCTGGCTGAGCGACCTGCCCGAAGCCGTGCCCTGCCTGTTCGGCACCTTCGTGAAGCGCAAGCCCACGCTGGTCGCCCGGAAGCACTGGGCGGCCCTGCTGGCCATGGAAGGGGAGGGTTTCCAGGGCGCCCGGGAGCGCAACCGGATCTCCCCGGCGGCGTTCCGCCTTGCCGACTGCATCGAACGGGACGGGCCGGCCACGGGCCGGGCGCTACGGGACCGGCTTGCCTGTTCCACCCGCATGGACGGGCGGACCTTCCGCAAGGCGTTGCTGGAACTCGAGAAGCTGTGGTTGATCGTACCCGGACGGTCCGGACGGCCTGGAAAGAACGTCCATGACGCGGCCTCGTGCGTATGGGAACTGACGAATCGGTGGGTGCCCGACGAGACGGCGAGGGAAGCCCTTTCCATGACCCGCCGTCATGCCATGCGCAGCCTGCTCGTGGGTGCCGTGGAGTCCGCCGGGGCCGTCGACGAGAAGGCGGTCTACCGGTGGTTCGGCTGGCCCCGGTCCATGACGGGCGTGCTCATGGACGAAGCCCTTTCGGCGGAGGAGTGCTTCCGGGTGGACGGCCCCAGTCCCGTGATCATTTCGAGCGCCCTGGCCGAAATCTGGCCCGAAGCCTGATACGGCTGTACCGGCCGCCGCCATCCCTTACTTCCCATTATGCGACTCTTCCACGATGACGACCAGGTCCAGCTCTGGCTGGGCGACGCGCGCCGTATGGACCCGATTCCCGACCGGTGCGCCGGCATGGTCCTGACCTGTCCACCCTGGTGGGAGAGCGGCGACTACGGCCACCCGGACCAGATCGGTTTCGGCCAGACCTATCCGGACTTCCTGGCCTCGCTCTCCGAGGTTTGGGCGCAATGTTACCGGTGCCTCATGCCCGGCAGGGCGATGATCGTCTGGATCGCCGACCTGCTCTGGCGGGATGAACCGGTCGCCCTTGCGGCGGATACGCACCGCAGTCTCCAGGATGCGGGATTTCAGTACGAGGCCACCTGGTACTGGTTTGAACCGGGGAAGGCGGTGCGGGAGGAACCGGCGGATGCCCGGATGCCGCTCCGATGCCGGCCCAAGGTGCACGCCGAGACCATACTGGTATACCGGAAGCCGGGCGAATCCGAAGCGCCGCTACCTGGCGTGTTGGAGGAAAGCGAAGTACCCGGGGATGAATGGCGAGCGGGCCGCCAGGCCGTCTGGACGCCCGACGATAACCTCGAACATCCCTACAGGCGCCTGATCCGCCTCTGGTCATACGCGGGCGATACGGTCCTGGACCCCTTTGCCGGGCAGGGCACCATCGCACTGGCCGCCCGCGCGCTGGGGCGCCGCAGCATTTCCGTGGAACTGAACCCCGATTCCTGCCGGCACATCACTTCGCTACTCTCGCAGCCTCACATGCCGTGATCGGCCAGCAGGCGCCGCAGGTAGGCGCCTCACATGCCGTGATCGGCCAGCAGGCGCC from Gemmatimonadota bacterium encodes the following:
- a CDS encoding ROK family protein, which produces MSLLGIDIGGTGIKGAPVCLESGRLETERFRIGTPRPATPKKVIETAAEIVRHFDLQGPVGIGFPAVIKHGMVRTAANIDASWIGVNAVERMAKATDRPVVFVNDADAAGMAEMRFGAGRGRDGVVVIATLGTGIGTSLFVDGTLVPSTEFGHIEMKGRVAEKYAAESVRKAKGLSWEEWGGRVNEYLRRLDELIRPDLIIVGGGASNKYEKFSSCFTVDTEVVPARMRNQAGIIGAALAAQTAA
- a CDS encoding site-specific DNA-methyltransferase, which gives rise to MRLFHDDDQVQLWLGDARRMDPIPDRCAGMVLTCPPWWESGDYGHPDQIGFGQTYPDFLASLSEVWAQCYRCLMPGRAMIVWIADLLWRDEPVALAADTHRSLQDAGFQYEATWYWFEPGKAVREEPADARMPLRCRPKVHAETILVYRKPGESEAPLPGVLEESEVPGDEWRAGRQAVWTPDDNLEHPYRRLIRLWSYAGDTVLDPFAGQGTIALAARALGRRSISVELNPDSCRHITSLLSQPHMP
- a CDS encoding aspartate aminotransferase family protein produces the protein MNTEQLTAPETLRRLVLDLRQMETFIEEPLVVRKADGVWYEDVNGRRILDGLSGIFTVNAGHGNRRIIEAIKAQLDTMAFAPPLHATSPPAIELVQRLAEVTPEDLNTIKLLSGGSEATEAAMKLARQYHRQTGNPGKFKVISRFHGYHGATMGALSATGTRRRKTMFEPTLHGFLHVHPPTCYRCPYEKTFPDCEIFCARTVEDLIELEGAETIAAFILEPVGNTGGIIMPPPGYLPELRDICDRHGILLIYDEIITGFGRTGNMFAAQTFEASPDILCMGKGMSSGYVPLAGIAFRDSIAAAFLGREEDEVEFSHGHTYGGNPLAAAAGLANLAEIRERDLCARARETGAYVRQRLEELRAFGIVGDIRGCGLLAGIEFVEDPETRASFDPSVKFGVQAGQAALGKGLLTRFDPNWIALAPPLVITREETDLMLDILADSIRETVKKTRA
- a CDS encoding cold shock domain-containing protein, with product MPQGTITRLNHTRGYGFINTPENEDLFFHRSNITEGQFSLLQVGDRVTYSVQFTSRGPRADQVQVQSESVRLQVNLAVKDLQVSAAFYTETFGFKELSNDPGYILLQRNELVLGLKTDELLWYPEPGEQPVESLARGVGVELVLEISDIGQFHAKMQQAGVAIHEPLKEQPWGATDFRMLDPDGYYWRISSPRERDAVRAEEEPTEGEPA